tccgggtactccggcttcctcccacagtccaaaaatatgctgaggttaattgattgctctaaattgcccgtaggtgtgaatgtgagtgtgattatttgttcATATATGtcgccctgtgacagactggtgacctgtccagggtgtcccctgcttttgcccgagtcagctgagatagcctccagcacccccccgcgaccctagtgaggataaaagcggtgtatagagaatggatggatggatggatggattttctcaacctctcatttacacatttcagtTTATAACATttgcatatacacacacaaattaaatacaatgtgcataaatataaaatatataacttTATAACCTAACTTGTTTAATCAGCTATCATCTCTCTCATGCTCTTTTTAGTGTCTACACTCTCAGATCAATACGGCTCACCTCCAGCGATAACAGCAGCAGCCAGGAGGCTGAATTGTGATTTTTCTCAACCTGTCATTTTACCCCCTCAACAGAAGCTATTCAATGTACCCCATCAGGTCAAACATTGACTGCCCCCTAACAAAGATATGAGGTGTGGGCAATGATACAGTACATTGTGATTCCATGTTACATTCTTTATGACTATGGGTTGCTACAATTCAACCAGTTTTATTGTAAGATATGATTCTGTACGGTGATTCAAATTTGTTCTCCTTTTAACTTTGAGCACCTGTCCCTCCACAGGTCTCTGCATGGCCCTGCTGCACAGGTTACTTCTCacctcagatgctttcagaaatactttttgctgaagtgttttcgaaataaaagagaaagttcgCGGCTGAGCCGCTTTGTTTATCCACTCATCTGCCGGACTGTCAAGCTAAAAGCGCGGTCATGTGACTACATAGTGGCCTGCTGAAGTTTAAGCGcggtcatgtgacaatgttgcCCCGTTAGTAACTGCCCACCATgtgtgtgattttcagatgcggcgCATATTCATGcggaaaaaaatgcatctagTTGACAGCTTGACAGTTAAAAAGAGctaaagcaaaaataacaacagaaaataactaAACTTCTTTGTCAAACCTAAATACAAGGTAGCAATGCCTCTAGCTAACAAAAGGTAGTCAACAAACTTGTATAAGATGCAAAGAAAAGCTAAACACGAATGCTTCAGTAAGAGTAACCCTTTTTAGTGGCcccagaaaacacagaaatgcaaGGTAAGTAACTCCTAACTCAACAATAAAGGAGCTACTGTTTACATGAAGCGCAAAAGACACAGGAGATGAGCTGCTCACACTGACACACAGCCGCTTAGACTGAGAATGTCCCTGGAGATTTAAAGCCTGGTCTACACCAGGCTTTAAATCTGCTGCAGTTCGACTGGAAGAAAGAAATGATCGGTCCAATCAGCCATGATGGCAGACAGGTGGGTCTGGAGCTGTTCCTCAACCAGCGATTTAAAAGTCGACAACGACCATCTTCTCACATAGCGACCACAGAAGATCCACCATAAGAACAGAAAGAAATTGAAAGGAAACTGTTCTCTTGTCAATATCATGCCAAAAACTAAAACTGATGTCTGTCTTTGAGCTGCTTAGCTTTGCAGTgtttcctccattttttttgtccatatttttttctggaagTCGTGACACATTTTTTTGACTGCCCTGTATTCATCGAAACCATTCTGGAGAAATCCCAATCTCTCCTAGGCTACCACTACACAGCGGCACTACTTTtagaagtggaaaaaaaatactgttatgTTTTCAGACCTTTGGGATCAAGTTTGTACTAAAATATCAGGGAACTCCTTTGAAAGACTTGGCCAAAGCTCTCCTGCCTGTtgtagctgaaaaaaaaaaaagatccattCCCAAGCATCTGTGTTCAAATCATAAAAGTTGCTGGCTCAGTGCAATCCATAGAGccagggtgtcaaactcattttagttcagggaccacattcagcccaatttgatctcaagtgggccagaccagtaaaatcataacgtaataacctataaataacggcaaatccaaatttttccctttgttttagtgcaacaaagtacattttttgttcacatttaatgaattatcttttcaTAAAACATTActaacaacctgaaatttcttaaccAGAATACGTGAGAAATTTTAAcgttatgcctcagtttattatttgtGTATTACAACTTAAAGATCACAGTGTGTctgcaaaggcacaaaacatttagttgcagttatctggaactgaacaatacagtattttacaacttgtcaagctcaagaaatcattttaaagtctccttcatttccacatctgtgtagtaaagTGGGAACTGTTACATTCTCCCCCTGCCTcataaatgtagaaaacataTACATAAAAATGCCCAAAGCTGTGTTCAACCAAACCAAACTCAATCACACTGAAGCTGCCGACTGACAATATATTGCACAATGTTCAATGTCTTTCAATATTTTCACAGGATTTATTTTcacctctgtaatttttacacttttcaaaGTCATCCCACGGGccagactggaccctctggagggccagttttggcccgcgggccgtaTGCTTAACACCCCTGCTATTGACCGAGGAGCCAAGTCTGTGAGtccttcttccttttttcttatCCAAACAGATTTTTCCAAAGTAAATACAGCAGTTTTGTCACCAACTCCCAGGGCAGATGTGTAACCTCCTTGAATAGAAGAGCTGAATGGATGGAATATGTCCACCAAAGTGTGGTTTAAACTCAATATGCAACTTGAACGCCTGCTGCAGAACTTCCCCCTCAGAACATTTGCTGAGTGAAAAAGCATCAAGTCTCTTCACAAAGCCCAAACTACTGGATGCAAGTACTTGGTGATGGAGGATACAGTGTATCATCGTAAGATTCAGTCTGAAAGCCTTTATCCTTGCAATAACTGTCTTctcttagcctagccgcgctagacccatgctctgaagacgcaagggtctaggcacgctcgatagggagggaggcgggctaaaaggttgtctatcaaatcactcttcagcagttgggtaggtatacaaccaatcaacgcaacgaataggctccgagaacgccggaaatcagaggatgcggtagttcggtgaagccttatttatagtcaatgggtgaagctcaagtatattacagacatgttaacagaaagattattcagagtcggtgctaatggagctcaacgaatgttgtcgtttttgttgtcgaccctggcagagaattaaattcgttgccgtgggttgtctagcgcggctaggctagttgtttccggttgtttctgtcagaatcgtcgcgcctctgtcgtcacttagttacgcccgccttctgactctacacttcatggtgattggtccggccaattttaggagcatccaacctcgagaattatggagggtaactagacccaccctggcagagaattaaattcgttgccgtgggttgtctagcgcggctaggctagtcttCTCTGGTAATCCGTCATAAACAGTGTTCCAGATAGCTACGTAGTTAACAGTTGGCTGAGCCACCTGCATCGTGGTGCTGATCGATGGAAAGCAGCTGATGCAACGCTAATGTGGTGTGTTACTATATATCACAATTTCCACTTGCTCAAAGTTGCCATTTAAAATCGAGTtctgtggtgtgtttgttttattgtacagCATAGTGAAGTTTAggtaaggaggaggagggaggagttACAGTTCCCATCAATTAgtcatcagtttgtttttgccaAACAACTTGGAAGTCCTAGGTATGTCAGAATTCCCCATTCAAAGAAATTGGTACACACCATTATGTTCATGTTGGCCAGTCTGAGTTGAGTCCTGAAGCTCCCCCTGTGGACGGGACACACATCTTGCAGTCCAGCAAAAGGAGACACGGTGATGGTTCGTCCCTCGGGTAGAATGGGCAGACTGTCAGTGAACCCTCCATCAATCCATTTCTGATGGATCAACGACAGGAGGCGTTTAAAGATTGGCGGTCTGCTGGGTCATAGAAGGTCTACGAGTAAAGACTGAACAATAAGGTTTTGCTATTTTTAGCCTTTGAGAACTTCCGCTGTTTGCTTTTAGGGACAATCAAGTGCACAGAGTAGCAAGTTCCCGTCGTTTAACACATTAAAGGTCAGTGGATGAGGACATGACCATAACAAATTTAATTTCCTCCAACTGGCATTTTGCACGGCAGATATTTTGATTTGCTTGCAAGGAGATTGCAGGTGTAGTAGTGTAAGAGTCCGTGTGAATAAAGGCTGGGTTATACTTTCCGCACGAACAAGTCAGCAGGTAACTGTCACggatttcatccgttggaaatgatgcGTCAACTAAGCAGCATatgtggagtactgcgctctctgagtgcttttctagtgtttTCATCTGGTCAACAGTctcattttcattcagttttcaaACTTTTATACCTGCGTGTGCAGCTTCttcgacaaaaaaaaaaaaatttttacagtgttttacaaGTTACTTATTTTAGGCACTTTCAGGCCTTTACTATCTGGCTTTCATCGActgttctcttgtgttttctcctaatttttggtatatttctgtttgttttctgaggTCAGATGTTTTGCTGGTGGGGAAACGCTCAGAGGGGAGTGATTTTCAtcctctgaaaaaaaaatacaggcaaacaacaaaaaacacattaccACCAGTCACTTTGACTACTtacactactgttaaaaagtttggggtcacttacaaatgtccttattttttgaaagaaaagcattttttttttcaatgacgataacaATAAAtccatcagaaatacagtctataaATTGTTAATGCGGTAGATGACAactctagctggaaacagctgatttttacagAGTGgaacagaggcccatttccagcaagcatcactcctgtgtactaatggtacattgtggtAGCTAATCGTGCTGAAAGGATaagtgatgattagaaaaatccttgtgcaattatgttcgcacatgaataaaagtgagtttttatggaaaacatgaaattgtctggatgaccccaaactttgaaaCGGTCGTGTATACTAACTAATTAGCTGCTGTGGGACGACCCGACAGCCGGATAAGTAGGTTTTATAACATTGGTGCAAATGCCTTCATCCCTGGTTTGATTCTCAGCTGGTTTGGACATTTACTGCATccttctcctctcttcttcaAATGAGGGCAGAAATGccaaaaacataaacattaaaAGACACAGTCAAAGCTCTTCCTTTTGCTGAATACATGTCAATAACGTAACATGATGGACCTCAAATTTTGATCCTCTGGATATAAAACTGCGGAGTCTGAATCTCCAAAGCTCAATGAACAAACCCATTACCTGTCCTTTGTACTCCACTGGTGTGAGTCCAGCATAGACGGGCACAAAGCTGCTGGCTAGTAGAGCCTGGAGAAGTTCAAGAAGGTTACAGCTAGTCAGTAAAAACTCAATCAGCCACAtgaaacaacaataaatgaGCAGGAGTTCATTATCTGCATCTAACATGAGCAAAAGCCTGCGTTATTTAAATGTCAGCTAAAGGACATGATAGTTAAAGTGGAGCTCTTAGATCCTTACTGTGCTGCTGCAGACATACAGTATGTAGACGTTCATTTAACAAGTGTTGACTGTTGTTTCACTATAGGGtcaaaagcagtaaaaaaaccaaacagctgGCTATAGACTGGAGGAAAACAAGCATGTAAAGCAATCCTAAACATTTATGATGGTGTTCTAAACTGAAAGTATCAGCTTTATGTGTAGAGAGAGGGGTACCTTTATGAGCTCCTCCCTGGAGGTAAACCTGGACACGATGTGGTTCTTCCAACTTTGGGTGTGTGTTATTGAGACGTGGAGGCGGTCAGTAGCCAGACTGTGAGCCTCTCTGGGCAGAATCTCCTCCATCCCCTCCCTGGAGAGTTTCCACACACAGATGCTCATTTGTCAGGGATTTATTAATAATATCCCCACAGGGCGCAATAAAGACGGCGCTTTTTACAGCAACATGTAATTATTACACAAGCTGTTGAATATATACAGAATCACCAAAGCATACTAATGAAGGATGTAGCAATGGAGTCAGCTCACAGTCTGATTTAATTGGTTAGCACTGAAACACTGCAAATAAATGGTTTTTGTGTGCAACATCTCTACAATCACAAAATTAACCAGATATATACAAATACCTTGTTAAGAATGTCATCATGAAGGACATCATGATATCATGATATATGAATGGATTTGCTTTCTGCATATCAGCAACAGTTAACCATAGGTATGCCTTCCtccatcttttctttgtttctgtctctcttaCAAAcaaaattcttgttttttttccatgttcaCACAACATCAGcaggaaataatcattaaatatCCATGTACAAATCATTCATTAACTACTCAAAAACAAAGATtatattgaaaatacaggccccaaagtggaaactcaatgcaacaaaagtgaatacatCTGTAAATAGGACACGAAAGTTAGAAAAACTGTGATCACTCACACTAAACTGAGCACATCTGTGATTCTCAATGAGCCAAATTGCATGAACATGGTTATAAAATGACTTGTAAGACTTTGGATCCCTGGGCTGTGAATACCTGCATGTCTACCACAGTGAACGCATCGTCCCAACAGCATTGAGTGTAATCCTATTCTCTGTAATCATTCATAGATGGCCAATGTGGATATatcaaaatactggctgacaaggTGACTCCCCACTTCACAGAATATCTGTCTAGAAAGTTGTGCAACACCAACATGACTTGTATCCTCAGTGTTACAGAGAATCGAGtcagtcatcaaaaataaaagtgaattatGATACCAGCTATTGTATAGCCTAGCtgtgctagacccaggtctgaagacacaagggtctaggaactctcgacagggagggaggcgggctaaaaggttgtctttcaaatcactctgcagcagttgggtaggtatacaaccaatcaacgcaacgaaaaggctgatgtagttcctagagcgccggaaatcagaggacgcggtagttcggtgaagccttatttatacagtcaatgggtgaagctcaagtatattacagacatgttaacagaaagattattcagagtcggtgctaatggagctcaacgactgttgtcgtttttgttgtcgaccctggcagagaattaaattcgttgtctagcacggctaggctagttgtttccggttgtttctgtcagaatcgtcgcgcctctgtcgtcacttag
This portion of the Acanthochromis polyacanthus isolate Apoly-LR-REF ecotype Palm Island chromosome 22, KAUST_Apoly_ChrSc, whole genome shotgun sequence genome encodes:
- the pnpla4 gene encoding patatin-like phospholipase domain-containing protein 4 isoform X3, giving the protein MTVLNLSFAACGFLGIYHLGAVGAFLRHGDKLLGSLRACAGASSGALVAAVMITAPDKLEHCKEFTYKFADSVRRQRFGAVTPGYNFMLTLREGMEEILPREAHSLATDRLHVSITHTQSWKNHIVSRFTSREELIKALLASSFVPVYAGLTPVEYKGQKWIDGGFTDSLPILPEGRTITVSPFAGLQDVCPVHRGSFRTQLRLANMNIMMHFRN
- the pnpla4 gene encoding patatin-like phospholipase domain-containing protein 4 isoform X2, with protein sequence MTVLNLSFAACGFLGIYHLGAVGAFLRHGDKLLGSLRACAGASSGALVAAVMITAPDKLEHCKEFTYKFADSVRRQRFGAVTPGYNFMLTLREGMEEILPREAHSLATDRLHVSITHTQSWKNHIVSRFTSREELIKALLASSFVPVYAGLTPVEYKGQKWIDGGFTDSLPILPEGRTITVSPFAGLQDVCPVHRGSFRTQLRLANMNIMQFCHQLPG